A window of Pseudoalteromonas sp. MEBiC 03607 genomic DNA:
ACCAAAAATAGAAAAGCGGTTGCGAGTCAGCGACAGAAAAAAGCCAATTATAATGATCACTGGAGCAAATACCGTCAGCTTAAAAGCCACCAGCTGAGCCGTTATAGTAGTGCCCACATTTGACCCAAAAATAATACCGACACTATTTTTAAACGTTAACACCCCCGCATTTACCAAGCTTATGGTGATCACCGACGTCGCAGAACTCGATTGAATAAAGGCCGTCACCACAGCACCAATTAACACCCCAAAAATAGGAATGTTAGTCGCGCGACTCAACGATTTACGAAAGCGCTCCCCCGATATACTTTCAATTTCCCGAGAAAAGTTCTCAAGCCCAAAAATAAAAAGGATAATGGCGGTTAGCCCAGCCATGGCTATGTTCAGATTTTCCATTCGCTTATAAAGTGCTGATATTGTTAATCAAGATCGATACAAAAAGTATAGATTTGAGCACCTTATAGCGCAATGATCGAGAACAAAGTAACTGGTTTTAGGGCGAGTTAGCAAGTTAGCAAGTTAGCAAGTTAGCAAGTTAGCAAGTTAGCAAGTTAGCAAAATTGTAGCTGCGATTTTATATCGCGTAATTAAATGTTTGAAGGTGCTAGGTGCTAGGTGCTAGGTGCTAGGTGCTAGGTGCTAACAGCATAGTGTTGGTTGTGGGTTGGTAAAGGGATCAGAGAAAAAGGCCCTGACCCCGTTGATTCTGAAAATTTAAACATTCCGCAAAATAGAGTAATGACTCCAAGGCATTAAATTCATTATGAAGAATCATAGTTTCGTGCCTGCATATAAATTAGTACGAACTACAATCCTCCAATTAACTGTTTGTTATTCAATCCAGCTAAGTGGAATCAAGGCCTCATCACCTCTCCATTTTTTATCCCGAATACAATCTTGGAACCATGGTTCATCGATATCTGCATGGTCAGTGACAATTATTTGAAAATCACTGTCAAACTCTTCTTCTATCAAGTCATGAAGCCACTTAAACATTTTCTTAACCGCTAATCTGTCTTCATCGACTGCTATTTCGTCAATGTTTCCCGTTACATCAATATCGGTCGGAAAGTAGACTTGAGTGGGCTGATCAAACAGTACAAAACGAGGAACCGGTCTGTTTCTATTGGTAAACCACTTTGCCAATGCCATGTATGTCACCAAGTGATAACCGACCCAGTTTTCACCGCTTCCCATTTGGTATAATGGAACTTTTCCATCAGGTGTTTCAGCGACGACAGTAAGACGTTTTAAATCAAGCTTTATAGGACAATCACTATGTTCTAATTCAAGCTCTTTGGCCCAACGACTCATGTCCCTTCCAATTAGATTAAGCTGAGAATCTAACTTCTCTATCAACAACTCGGGATCAAGCGCCTCCTCTAATTCTTCTATTCGTTGATTCAGTTCTCTTATTTGTTTCTCCAATAAAGTGGTATCTTTATTCCAATCAATTCCGTCTAAGTAAAGTGAAATCCGTCCTATAACTTTAGCTTTACGCAAGTTCAAATTTTGAAGTTTACCTAGCTCTTCATCCTTTTTCTGATACTCAGATAACATGCTCTGAGTTTTCTTGATAGACTTTGCAAGTTCACTTCGCCTTCCCCTAAGCTCCGCGATTCTTGAATTCAAGTGAGGTTTAGCTCTAGTTGTTTTAGATAAACTTTCATTGAGCTTAGACAATGACATCAAAAGTGCGTCTTTTACCGGCGACTCAGACACTTCAAGCTTTTGATAAATACCTATAGTTTCTAACCGTAATCCTTGCTCATGCTCTTGATTCTCGAAACCATTAATCGCCTTTTCGTAATCCTCAGCCTCTTTAAGCATATTATTAACTATACTTTTCTGCTCTTTTAACACTCTATATTCAGATTCAAGTTGGTTGATTGCTGGGCCACTTTCAGTCTGCTCAGAGATATCTTCAGGCTTCCATGTACTCAATTTTTTAAATTGAGTTATTAATTGTTCATCAGACAGATTAAATGTGGAACCGTTATAAAGCCCAATTTGGGCGGCTTCAGCTAATAAGGCAAACCCTTTGCTTAAACCATTACCTTTTAATGACTCAATTTCCTTAAGTTCTTTTACTTTAACGGTTCGTTCTCTCTTTAATCCCCTTAACTTCTCCATTTCAGAAAAGCGATTATCATCTGCGGCACCAAGAAAAAATGGAAGTACATCTTTAATTGTTTGTGGGATGAATTGTTCAGATTGACGGTGAAATAATACTTTTTTATTCGCTATTTCATCTTGGCTTTGAAACAAAAAGAATTTTGAATGCTTAAATGATAGTGAAATTGAGCTTCTTGATTGACCTTCTGGAACTTCAGTATTGTACTCAGGCATACCTAGCTTTGAAGAAAGAAGCTTGATTGCTGAGTCTATTGTAGTATCACTTCTAATTTCATCTGGCTCTGGGATTTTTACGTTCTCTCCAACTAACAACATGCATTCTACACTTGATTTTGCTCCCAACCCTGGCGCTTTTCTCGCAATGAAGACTTGAGAACTACCTAATTGGAATAAAGTAGAAAACCAACTTACTGTGTTACGAATGTAACCTGCGGCAACATCACACTCTTTAGAACCCAAACAGTAATCAATGATATCTAAAAGTGAAGTTTTACCTTTCTTTGAAGCCCCTGTGATAATATTTAATTTGGAAGTTTCAAATTCAACATCACGCCTTTTTTTATTTTTTCCATATAGTGATATTTGCTTGATTTGCATTATGGTCTTATCCCTAAAACTGAATAAATTGTTGCTACGTTAGGGCTAACGGCTAACCATCTTCCCATTAATTTTGAAGCGTTTAGCTGTAACTTCATCGTTTCACTTTTATTAAAAATAGCTGGAGATTGAGCTAGGCCACTATCAACGGCAATCACATCGTGGTTTTCGGTGAGCTCTAAGAGGTTATTTTGATATAGAAAATCAAATGCATTCTGAGTTATTTCAAAAAAACTCGTAACTTTATTAGCAAAATTAAAGAATTGCCCTTCGTTTTCAACAAGCCATGCAATAAGTGATGTCTTAGAAGATCTCGGTAATTGTGATGATATCGATTTAGTCAAAACTATAGGCAAGCATAAATAAAGAAGAGCTGGATTCATACCATTTTTATCTATTGTTCCGTACTCTCGAACGATACTGTATATCAGAAATCCACAATAAGAAGGATTATGAAGATTAAATTCCTCTCTAGTTAACTTAGAAAAATCCATCTAAGCCACCTCTGATTTCGTTTTTTTATTTAACAATTGTTCAAAATCTGGGTGCCAACCTATTATTAATTCATCAGCCAAGTGGTGATAACTTCCACGAGCCACATAACTTTCTGAGAAGTGGGTACGTATAGGGATTGCACCTTCATTTTGACACTTCTTAAAGACTTCTAATGCTAGCTTTTTCTTTGATATTTCATCTTCTATAGCAATTTCTGTCTCGGCTAAACCTATGTTGAATTCCCATTCCTCTTCCAGCTTCCTAAAATAGTTCACTAGCTCCCCTGGATTTAAAAGTCCATCACCAGCCCACCTAGATCTTTGTTCAGAGGCTCTAAAGAAATCTAAGACAGCTTTTCTTATTAATCTTTCCCCAGCACCAAATATCTTCATTTGATTAATAAAGTTATGATCTTGTTCAAGAAGGAGCGACACATCAACTTCCGCTGAAGAATAATCATCAGGTAAATTAATTGGTAAAAATTGCTCTCTTAGATCATCAATTATATTTACAATTTCTCCGAGGTTAACTCTCCCATCTCCAGTTTCCAAAGCTGATATTGCCATTGAAAACCATTTGCCTTCCAATCTGTTTAAAAATGGTTTTAATTGAGCTGAATGAGCATACCCTCTTAGGTTATTTTCTAGGTGCTTTTCTATTTCAACCAGCGTCTCCGATCTATCAATAATAAAAATGGCATCGCAAAGTTTTTTTTGCTCTGTCTCAGACATAGAATTGAATAGCATGAAAGCCTGCTTGTTTTTCTCACTGGGATTATCACTAGTAATAGAGCACATTAATTCATGAGCTTTTTCAGTGTTCCTATTTCTGGAAGTTGAAAGCAATTCTGCAAGCGTATCTGACAGAATATTTTCTGTTGTAATCAAATAAAGGTTTGCTTTATTTAAATCGAGTTGATTATTTTTGTATGTTTCTACCCAGACTCTAATTGTTTTCCAAATATCAGGACTTTTATCATTTAGATTACCTGGCTTAGAGTGGTATTTGGTTTGTAGTAATTCTTCTGGAGTTCCGCCTTTTTCAAAAGCAATATCATCAATCGTTTCTATTGATACATGATAATCATCGGGATCATCGACTTCCCTCATTTTTTTCAAAGAAAGAAGTAAACTGTACCTAACCTGATAAATATAGCCAAGAAGAGAACTTGTAGCATCGAATTGATTTATGGTCATCATTTACTGTCCATGTATTTTTATACATAGAAAATGCCATATAATTCATTTCTTTTCAAATTGTTATAGTTTAACTGACCATATTTGATTTTATTAAAACAACACACTATCACTTCAGCAGAAGGGTAAGTTGCTTCAAAACACATGGGAACACATAGGGTCAGGTCTTGCTTTTTGACTTTTCTCTAACTTCTTCGCGCGAAATAAATTTCACGCCTACGGCATCGGGTTTAGCCTTGGTTGTGTGCAAGCACAATCTAACTTAAACCTTTTAGCTTAAAGCTGATCAAGCTCCTTTACCCTTTTCCTCTTGCTAACTCGCTAGCTTGGGTATTTTTAATCTAACTTCTAACCACTGATATCTAATAACTCTTTTTTCGGCGTTAAAACGCCTCCTATAACTCGCATCTCGTCTCTCGAAACTTTCCTCTTACCCCCTGTAACTCGCTAACTTGTTGGGTTTCGCTCCGCTCTACCCAACCTACAAGCTGATAGCTCCCTTCCCCTTTACTCTCGCTAACTTTCCCCTTGCTAACTTTCTCCAAAACACAAAAAAGCCGTTACATTGCTGCAACGGCTTTTTGGCATTTGAATTTAATCAAACCTTAGTCACGGTATGTCTCTACCGCTGGGCATGAACAAACTAGGTTACGGTCGCCGTATACGTCATCGATACGCGTTACTGTAGGCCAGAATTTGTCTTTTGCTACGCTTGGTACTGGGAATGCTGCGTAGAAACGGTCGTATGCACGATCCCACTCATTGCCTAGTACGTCTGCTTGTGTGTGCGGTGCAAACACTAGTGGGTTGTTTTCAATTGACCATTCGCCAGATGCGATACGGTCGATTTCTGACTTGATTGACACCATTGCTTCGATGAAACGATCAATCTCAACTTTAGACTCAGACTCAGTTGGCTCAATCATTAGTGTGCCAGCTACTGGGAATGACATAGTTGGTGAATGGAAGCCGTAGTCTTGTAGACGTTTAGCTACGTCCATTTCAGAGATGCCTGTTTGTTCTTTAAGTGGGCGTAGGTCAACAATACACTCGTGCGCAACGCGGTTGTTACGGCCACGGTATAAAATTGGGTAATGCTCGCTTAGCTTCTCAGATAAGTAGTTAGCGTTCACGATAGCCATTTCTGTTGCTTGTTTTAAGCCTTCAGAGCCCATCATGGCAATGTATGCCCACGAGATTGGTAAAATAGCCGCTGAGCCGTAAGGGGCAGCAGAAACCGCACCGTTACCGATATTTGTGCCAGCAACATTAATTACGCTGTGGTTAGGCATAAATGGCGCTAGGTGAGATTTAACACCGATTGGGCCAACACCTGGACCACCACCACCGTGTGGAATACAGAATGTTTTGTGTAGGTTAAGGTGCGATACGTCAGAACCGATTGAACCTGGGCTTGTAACACCTACTTGCGCGTTCATGTTTGCGCCGTCCATGTACACTTGACCGCCGTGCTCATGCACGATGTCACAGATTTCACGAATTGTTTCTTCGTAAACACCGTGTGTAGATGGGTAAGTGATCATGATACAAGATAGGTTTTCAGATACCTCTTCGGCTTTCGCTTTAAGGTCTGCCATATCAACGTTACCGTTTTTATCACAGTCAACAACCACGATTTTCATGCTTGCCATTTGTGCAGACGCTGGGTTTGTACCGTGCGCTGAACTTGGGATCAAACATACGTTACGGTGACCTTCGCCGCGTGACTCGTGGTATTTACGAATCGC
This region includes:
- a CDS encoding DUF3732 domain-containing protein, yielding MQIKQISLYGKNKKRRDVEFETSKLNIITGASKKGKTSLLDIIDYCLGSKECDVAAGYIRNTVSWFSTLFQLGSSQVFIARKAPGLGAKSSVECMLLVGENVKIPEPDEIRSDTTIDSAIKLLSSKLGMPEYNTEVPEGQSRSSISLSFKHSKFFLFQSQDEIANKKVLFHRQSEQFIPQTIKDVLPFFLGAADDNRFSEMEKLRGLKRERTVKVKELKEIESLKGNGLSKGFALLAEAAQIGLYNGSTFNLSDEQLITQFKKLSTWKPEDISEQTESGPAINQLESEYRVLKEQKSIVNNMLKEAEDYEKAINGFENQEHEQGLRLETIGIYQKLEVSESPVKDALLMSLSKLNESLSKTTRAKPHLNSRIAELRGRRSELAKSIKKTQSMLSEYQKKDEELGKLQNLNLRKAKVIGRISLYLDGIDWNKDTTLLEKQIRELNQRIEELEEALDPELLIEKLDSQLNLIGRDMSRWAKELELEHSDCPIKLDLKRLTVVAETPDGKVPLYQMGSGENWVGYHLVTYMALAKWFTNRNRPVPRFVLFDQPTQVYFPTDIDVTGNIDEIAVDEDRLAVKKMFKWLHDLIEEEFDSDFQIIVTDHADIDEPWFQDCIRDKKWRGDEALIPLSWIE
- a CDS encoding three component ABC system middle component, coding for MDFSKLTREEFNLHNPSYCGFLIYSIVREYGTIDKNGMNPALLYLCLPIVLTKSISSQLPRSSKTSLIAWLVENEGQFFNFANKVTSFFEITQNAFDFLYQNNLLELTENHDVIAVDSGLAQSPAIFNKSETMKLQLNASKLMGRWLAVSPNVATIYSVLGIRP
- a CDS encoding ABC-three component system protein, which translates into the protein MMTINQFDATSSLLGYIYQVRYSLLLSLKKMREVDDPDDYHVSIETIDDIAFEKGGTPEELLQTKYHSKPGNLNDKSPDIWKTIRVWVETYKNNQLDLNKANLYLITTENILSDTLAELLSTSRNRNTEKAHELMCSITSDNPSEKNKQAFMLFNSMSETEQKKLCDAIFIIDRSETLVEIEKHLENNLRGYAHSAQLKPFLNRLEGKWFSMAISALETGDGRVNLGEIVNIIDDLREQFLPINLPDDYSSAEVDVSLLLEQDHNFINQMKIFGAGERLIRKAVLDFFRASEQRSRWAGDGLLNPGELVNYFRKLEEEWEFNIGLAETEIAIEDEISKKKLALEVFKKCQNEGAIPIRTHFSESYVARGSYHHLADELIIGWHPDFEQLLNKKTKSEVA